One Streptomyces sp. RerS4 DNA segment encodes these proteins:
- a CDS encoding RidA family protein: protein MWRTAVNPVTWSVEMGFNQGEVVSGHTRTLYISGQTAMSGDGRPRHDGDMAAQLALSVDNLEAVLEEAGMSLANLVRLNVYTTDVDLLLRHYGGLAGRLAAAEVAPTTTMLGVTRLAIPGQMVELEGTAVA, encoded by the coding sequence ATGTGGCGGACGGCGGTCAACCCGGTGACGTGGTCGGTGGAGATGGGGTTCAACCAGGGTGAGGTCGTCTCCGGGCACACCCGGACCCTGTACATCTCGGGGCAGACCGCGATGAGCGGCGACGGCAGGCCCCGGCACGACGGTGACATGGCGGCGCAGTTGGCACTGAGCGTCGACAACCTTGAGGCCGTGCTCGAAGAGGCCGGGATGTCCCTCGCGAACCTGGTGCGGCTCAACGTCTACACGACCGACGTCGATCTGCTCCTGCGGCACTACGGCGGGCTGGCGGGGCGGTTGGCCGCCGCCGAGGTGGCGCCGACCACCACGATGCTCGGGGTGACGCGACTGGCGATCCCCGGTCAGATGGTCGAGCTGGAGGGCACGGCCGTCGCCTGA